One genomic window of Thermodesulfobacteriota bacterium includes the following:
- a CDS encoding glycosyltransferase family 2 protein codes for MHLRMEEFQEKLAGKKVSVVIPVYNEKNYIYEVLQRVVATGIPREIVAVDDSSTDGTTEMLKRIKEEWREECSLEIFFKEKNEGKGAALRDGFRRVSGDIVIIQDADFEYDPGDYPQLLEPILDGRADCVFGSRFLGGTHRVLFFWHMLGNRFLTLLSNMLTNLNLTDMETCYKVFRTDVIKNMELTSNRFGFEPEITAKIAQGGWRLYETSISYSGRTYAEGKKINWKDGVAAIWHILKFNLFPQTFSRPEKGG; via the coding sequence ATGCATCTGCGCATGGAAGAGTTCCAAGAAAAGCTGGCCGGGAAAAAGGTCTCCGTCGTAATCCCGGTTTATAACGAAAAAAACTACATCTATGAGGTCCTTCAGAGGGTCGTGGCTACCGGCATCCCGAGGGAGATAGTGGCGGTGGACGACTCATCGACCGACGGCACCACCGAGATGCTCAAACGGATAAAGGAGGAGTGGCGGGAGGAGTGCTCTCTGGAGATATTCTTCAAGGAGAAGAACGAGGGCAAGGGCGCGGCCTTGAGGGACGGGTTCCGCCGGGTGAGCGGCGATATAGTAATCATCCAGGACGCCGACTTCGAATACGACCCCGGCGACTACCCGCAGCTCCTAGAGCCCATACTCGACGGCAGGGCCGACTGCGTGTTCGGCTCGCGCTTCCTGGGGGGAACGCACAGGGTGCTCTTCTTCTGGCATATGCTCGGGAACAGGTTCCTGACGCTCCTCTCCAATATGCTCACTAACCTGAACCTCACCGACATGGAGACATGCTACAAGGTCTTCAGGACCGACGTAATAAAGAATATGGAACTTACCTCCAACAGGTTCGGCTTCGAGCCCGAGATAACGGCGAAGATAGCTCAAGGCGGGTGGAGACTTTACGAGACCTCCATATCGTACTCGGGGAGGACCTACGCGGAAGGCAAGAAGATCAACTGGAAGGACGGCGTGGCGGCCATATGGCACATATTAAAGTTCAACCTTTTCCCACAGACCTTTTCGCGGCCTGAAAAAGGAGGGTGA
- a CDS encoding tetratricopeptide repeat protein, whose translation MLPLFIIVVFGAASYSRNLVWREGLSLWEDVAVKSPEKARAHNNLANVYGELGLKDRAVEGYKKALGKYPEFAGFHVNLGNAYKAQGRTEEAAAEYEKALELEPDNVMAHNNLGTLYREAAMFDEAVREFQEALGLAPDNPGIHYNLGYAYEGKGLIDEAVTEYERAVEISPGMAEPHNSLGNIYSRHGRTDAAVSEYLLAVKYKPGYAEAYNNLANVYKEKGLAVEARAAYRKAIEIRPEFAEARHNLASLYVRMGRVEEGIAEYRRAIELKPVAVFHYSLARALEAAGSGDEAAAHYSEFIEASPEAYRPQVEEAKKRLELLSGKP comes from the coding sequence TTGTTACCGCTTTTTATCATCGTCGTATTCGGTGCGGCCTCTTACTCCAGGAATCTCGTCTGGAGGGAGGGGCTCTCGCTCTGGGAGGATGTGGCGGTGAAAAGCCCGGAAAAGGCGCGGGCCCACAATAACCTCGCCAACGTATACGGCGAGCTGGGTCTTAAGGATAGGGCCGTAGAGGGCTATAAGAAAGCGCTCGGGAAATACCCGGAGTTCGCCGGGTTCCACGTGAACCTGGGGAATGCCTACAAAGCTCAGGGCAGGACGGAGGAGGCGGCGGCGGAGTATGAAAAGGCCCTCGAACTCGAACCGGATAACGTCATGGCCCATAACAACCTGGGTACGCTCTACAGGGAGGCTGCCATGTTTGACGAAGCGGTAAGGGAGTTTCAAGAGGCTCTCGGGCTCGCCCCGGACAACCCGGGGATACACTATAACCTCGGCTACGCCTACGAGGGAAAGGGGCTCATTGATGAGGCGGTAACCGAGTACGAAAGGGCCGTGGAGATTAGCCCCGGCATGGCCGAACCCCATAACAGCCTCGGCAACATATACAGCCGCCATGGCAGGACGGATGCCGCGGTCTCGGAGTACCTCCTTGCCGTAAAATACAAGCCCGGCTATGCGGAGGCTTACAATAACCTCGCCAACGTCTATAAGGAAAAGGGGTTGGCCGTGGAGGCCCGAGCCGCCTACCGGAAGGCCATAGAGATAAGGCCGGAGTTCGCGGAGGCCCGGCACAACCTCGCTTCCCTCTATGTCAGGATGGGGCGGGTTGAAGAGGGGATCGCAGAGTACCGGCGGGCGATAGAGCTGAAGCCCGTGGCGGTCTTCCATTACAGCCTGGCCCGCGCCCTGGAGGCGGCCGGCAGCGGCGATGAGGCCGCGGCACACTATAGCGAGTTCATAGAAGCGTCCCCCGAGGCCTACCGGCCTCAGGTAGAGGAGGCGAAGAAGCGCCTGGAACTGCTATCCGGGAAACCTTAA